A region of Ornithorhynchus anatinus isolate Pmale09 chromosome 5, mOrnAna1.pri.v4, whole genome shotgun sequence DNA encodes the following proteins:
- the RPL4 gene encoding 60S ribosomal protein L4 isoform X1, whose protein sequence is MACTRPLISVYSEKGEVSGKNVTMPAVFRAPIRPDIVNFVHTNLRKNNRQPYAVSELAGHQTSAESWGTGRAVARIPRVRGGGTHRSGQGAFGNMCRGGRMFAPTKTWRRWHRRVNTTQKRYAICSALAASALPALVMSKGHRIEEIPELPLVVEDKVEGYKKTKEAVLLLKKLKAWNDIKKVYASQRMRAGKGKMRNRRRIQRRGPCIIYNEDNGIIKAFRNIPGITLLNVTKLNLLRLAPGGHVGRFCIWTESAFRKLDDLYGTWRKAATLKSNYNLPMHKMTNTDLGRILKSPEIQKALRAPRKKIQRRVLKKNPLKNLRVMLKLNPYAKTVRRHTILRQTRNYKLRENKAAGIKKADVYAKLKRPIKTGLKKGEKLAEGKKPVTEKKAVVAGKKPTGEKKAAAAEKKPAGEKKAAVAVKRPAGEKVAPVAEKRPAGEKKAPGADKKPAGEKKAPGADKKPAGEKKAPGADKKPAGEKKAPGADKKPAGEKGAAAAEKKPAGEKKAPGADKKPAGEKGAAAAEKKPAGEKKAPGADKKPAGEKGAAAAEKKPAGEKGAAAAEKKPAGEKKAPGAEKKPAGEKALGAEKKPAGEKKAAAADKKPAGEKGAAAAEKKQKPAGEKGAAAAEKKPAGEKGAAAAEKKPGEKGAAAAEKKPAGEKGAAAAEKKQKPAGEKGAAAAEKKPTGEKGAAAAEKKPAGEKGAAAAEKKQKPAGEKGAAAAEKKPAEEKKAAEKKPAPEKKPSA, encoded by the exons ATG gctTGTACACGTCCGCTAATCTCGGTGTACTCCGAAAAGGGGGAGGTGTCTGGCAAAAATGTTACGATGCCCGCAGTCTTCCGGGCTCCCATCCGTCCAGACATCGTTAACTTTGTTCACACCAACCTGCGCAAAAACAACAGACAACCTTATGCCGTCAGTGAACTTGCAG gtCATCAGACCAGTGCTGAGTCCTGGGGTACCGGCAGGGCTGTTGCCCGTATTCCCCGGGTGAGGGGCGGTGGAACTCACCGCTCTGGCCAGGGTGCTTTTGGAAAC ATGTGCCGAGGCGGTCGCATGTTTGCGCCAACCAAGACTTGGCGCCGCTGGCACCGTAGAGTGAACACCACTCAGAAGCGCTATGCCATCTGCTCGGCTCTGGCGGCTTCTGCCCTGCCAGCCCTGGTCATGTCGAAAG GACACCGAATTGAGGAAATCCCAGAACTTCCTCTGGTGGTCGAAGACAAGGTTGAGGGATACAAGAAGACCAAGGAAGCCGTTCTCCTTCTCAAAAAGCTTAAGGCTTGGAACGACATCAAAAAG GTGTACGCCTCTCAGCGTATGCGTGCCGGGAAGGGGAAGATGCGGAACCGTCGCCGTATCCAGCGCCGGGGTCCCTGCATCATCTACAACGAGGACAATGGGATCATCAAGGCCTTCAGGAATATCCCCG GAATCACTCTGCTCAACGTGACCAAGCTAAACCTTTTGAGACTGGCCCCCGGGGGCCACGTGGGGAGGTTCTGCATCTGGACTGAGAGCGCCTTCCGCAAGCTGGATGACCTGTACGGGACGTGGCGCAAGGCGGCCACTCTGAAGAGCAACTACAA CCTGCCAATGCACAAGATGACCAACACAGACCTTGGGAGGATCCTGAAGAGCCCAGAGATCCAGAAGGCTCTACGTGCTCCACG TAAGAAGATCCAGCGTAGAGTTCTCAAGAAGAACCCGTTGAAGAACTTGAGGGTGATGTTGAAGCTGAACCCGTACGCCAAGACTGTACGCCGTCACACCATCCTCCGCCAAACCAGGAAT TATAAATTGAGAGAGAACAAAGCGGCGGGCATCAAGAAAGCCGACGTATACGCTAAGCTAAAGAGGCCCATTAAAACTGGCTTGAAAAAGGGAGAAAAgctggcagagggaaagaagcccgtGACGGAAAAGAAGGCTGTAGTGGCCGGAAAGAAGCCCACAGGGGAGAAGAAGGCTGCGGCGGCCGAAAAGAAGCCTGCAGGAGAGAAGAAGGCAGCTGTGGCAGTAAAGAGGCCCGCAGGAGAGAAGGTGGCTCCGGTGGCCGAAAAGAGGCCCGCGGGAGAGAAGAAGGCTCCGGGGGCCGACAAGAAGCCCGCAGGAGAGAAGAAGGCTCCGGGGGCCGACAAGAAGCCCGCAGGAGAGAAGAAGGCTCCGGGGGCCGACAAGAAGCCCGCAGGAGAGAAGAAGGCTCCGGGGGCCGACAAGAAGCCCGCAGGAGAGAAGGGGGCTGCGGCTGCCGAGAAGAAGCCCGCAGGAGAGAAGAAGGCTCCGGGGGCCGACAAGAAGCCCGCAGGAGAGAAGGGGGCTGCGGCTGCCGAGAAGAAGCCCGCAGGAGAGAAGAAGGCTCCGGGGGCCGACAAGAAGCCCGCAGGAGAGAAGGGGGCTGCGGCTGCCGAGAAGAAGCCCGCAGGAGAGAAGGGGGCTGCGGCTGCCGAGAAGAAGCCCGCAGGAGAGAAGAAGGCTCCGGGGGCCGAAAAGAAGCCTGCAGGAGAGAAGGCTCTGGGGGCCGAGAAGAAGCCCGCAGGAGAGAAGAAGGCTGCAGCTGCCGACAAGAAGCCCGCAGGAGAGAAGGGGGCTGCGGCGGCCGAGAAGAAGCAGAAGCCCGCAGGAGAGAAGGGGGCTGCGGCGGCCGAGAAGAAGcccgcaggagagaagggagctgccgCGGCCGAGAAGAAGcccggagagaagggagctgccgCGGCCGAGAAGAAGcctgcaggagagaagggagctgccgCGGCCGAGAAGAAGCAGAAGCCCGCAGGAGAGAAGGGGGCTGCCGCGGCCGAAAAGAAGCCCACAGGAGAGAAGGGGGCTGCCGCGGCCGAAAAGAAGcccgcaggagagaagggagctgccgCGGCCGAGAAGAAGCAGAAGCCCGCAGGAGAGAAGGGGGCTGCCGCGGCCGAAAAGAAGCCTGCAGAAGAGAAAAAGGCAGCAGAAAAGAAGCCGGCCCCAGAAAAGAAGCCTTCCGCATAA
- the RPL4 gene encoding 60S ribosomal protein L4 isoform X2, protein MACTRPLISVYSEKGEVSGKNVTMPAVFRAPIRPDIVNFVHTNLRKNNRQPYAVSELAGHQTSAESWGTGRAVARIPRVRGGGTHRSGQGAFGNMCRGGRMFAPTKTWRRWHRRVNTTQKRYAICSALAASALPALVMSKGHRIEEIPELPLVVEDKVEGYKKTKEAVLLLKKLKAWNDIKKVYASQRMRAGKGKMRNRRRIQRRGPCIIYNEDNGIIKAFRNIPGITLLNVTKLNLLRLAPGGHVGRFCIWTESAFRKLDDLYGTWRKAATLKSNYNLPMHKMTNTDLGRILKSPEIQKALRAPRKKIQRRVLKKNPLKNLRVMLKLNPYAKTVRRHTILRQTRNYKLRENKAAGIKKADVYAKLKRPIKTGLKKGEKLAEGKKPVTEKKAVVAGKKPTGEKKAAAAEKKPAGEKKAAVAVKRPAGEKVAPVAEKRPAGEKKAPGADKKPAGEKKAPGADKKPAGEKKAPGADKKPAGEKKAPGADKKPAGEKGAAAAEKKPAGEKKAPGADKKPAGEKGAAAAEKKPAGEKKAPGADKKPAGEKGAAAAEKKPAGEKGAAAAEKKPAGEKKAPGAEKKPAGEKALGAEKKPAGEKKAAAADKKPAGEKGAAAAEKKQKPAGEKGAAAAEKKPAGEKGAAAAEKKPGEKGAAAAEKKQKPAGEKGAAAAEKKPTGEKGAAAAEKKPAGEKGAAAAEKKQKPAGEKGAAAAEKKPAEEKKAAEKKPAPEKKPSA, encoded by the exons ATG gctTGTACACGTCCGCTAATCTCGGTGTACTCCGAAAAGGGGGAGGTGTCTGGCAAAAATGTTACGATGCCCGCAGTCTTCCGGGCTCCCATCCGTCCAGACATCGTTAACTTTGTTCACACCAACCTGCGCAAAAACAACAGACAACCTTATGCCGTCAGTGAACTTGCAG gtCATCAGACCAGTGCTGAGTCCTGGGGTACCGGCAGGGCTGTTGCCCGTATTCCCCGGGTGAGGGGCGGTGGAACTCACCGCTCTGGCCAGGGTGCTTTTGGAAAC ATGTGCCGAGGCGGTCGCATGTTTGCGCCAACCAAGACTTGGCGCCGCTGGCACCGTAGAGTGAACACCACTCAGAAGCGCTATGCCATCTGCTCGGCTCTGGCGGCTTCTGCCCTGCCAGCCCTGGTCATGTCGAAAG GACACCGAATTGAGGAAATCCCAGAACTTCCTCTGGTGGTCGAAGACAAGGTTGAGGGATACAAGAAGACCAAGGAAGCCGTTCTCCTTCTCAAAAAGCTTAAGGCTTGGAACGACATCAAAAAG GTGTACGCCTCTCAGCGTATGCGTGCCGGGAAGGGGAAGATGCGGAACCGTCGCCGTATCCAGCGCCGGGGTCCCTGCATCATCTACAACGAGGACAATGGGATCATCAAGGCCTTCAGGAATATCCCCG GAATCACTCTGCTCAACGTGACCAAGCTAAACCTTTTGAGACTGGCCCCCGGGGGCCACGTGGGGAGGTTCTGCATCTGGACTGAGAGCGCCTTCCGCAAGCTGGATGACCTGTACGGGACGTGGCGCAAGGCGGCCACTCTGAAGAGCAACTACAA CCTGCCAATGCACAAGATGACCAACACAGACCTTGGGAGGATCCTGAAGAGCCCAGAGATCCAGAAGGCTCTACGTGCTCCACG TAAGAAGATCCAGCGTAGAGTTCTCAAGAAGAACCCGTTGAAGAACTTGAGGGTGATGTTGAAGCTGAACCCGTACGCCAAGACTGTACGCCGTCACACCATCCTCCGCCAAACCAGGAAT TATAAATTGAGAGAGAACAAAGCGGCGGGCATCAAGAAAGCCGACGTATACGCTAAGCTAAAGAGGCCCATTAAAACTGGCTTGAAAAAGGGAGAAAAgctggcagagggaaagaagcccgtGACGGAAAAGAAGGCTGTAGTGGCCGGAAAGAAGCCCACAGGGGAGAAGAAGGCTGCGGCGGCCGAAAAGAAGCCTGCAGGAGAGAAGAAGGCAGCTGTGGCAGTAAAGAGGCCCGCAGGAGAGAAGGTGGCTCCGGTGGCCGAAAAGAGGCCCGCGGGAGAGAAGAAGGCTCCGGGGGCCGACAAGAAGCCCGCAGGAGAGAAGAAGGCTCCGGGGGCCGACAAGAAGCCCGCAGGAGAGAAGAAGGCTCCGGGGGCCGACAAGAAGCCCGCAGGAGAGAAGAAGGCTCCGGGGGCCGACAAGAAGCCCGCAGGAGAGAAGGGGGCTGCGGCTGCCGAGAAGAAGCCCGCAGGAGAGAAGAAGGCTCCGGGGGCCGACAAGAAGCCCGCAGGAGAGAAGGGGGCTGCGGCTGCCGAGAAGAAGCCCGCAGGAGAGAAGAAGGCTCCGGGGGCCGACAAGAAGCCCGCAGGAGAGAAGGGGGCTGCGGCTGCCGAGAAGAAGCCCGCAGGAGAGAAGGGGGCTGCGGCTGCCGAGAAGAAGCCCGCAGGAGAGAAGAAGGCTCCGGGGGCCGAAAAGAAGCCTGCAGGAGAGAAGGCTCTGGGGGCCGAGAAGAAGCCCGCAGGAGAGAAGAAGGCTGCAGCTGCCGACAAGAAGCCCGCAGGAGAGAAGGGGGCTGCGGCGGCCGAGAAGAAGCAGAAGCCCGCAGGAGAGAAGGGGGCTGCGGCGGCCGAGAAGAAGcccgcaggagagaagggagctgccgCGGCCGAGAAGAAGcccg gagagaagggagctgccgCGGCCGAGAAGAAGCAGAAGCCCGCAGGAGAGAAGGGGGCTGCCGCGGCCGAAAAGAAGCCCACAGGAGAGAAGGGGGCTGCCGCGGCCGAAAAGAAGcccgcaggagagaagggagctgccgCGGCCGAGAAGAAGCAGAAGCCCGCAGGAGAGAAGGGGGCTGCCGCGGCCGAAAAGAAGCCTGCAGAAGAGAAAAAGGCAGCAGAAAAGAAGCCGGCCCCAGAAAAGAAGCCTTCCGCATAA
- the SNAPC5 gene encoding snRNA-activating protein complex subunit 5 produces the protein MLSRLQELRKEEETLLRVKAALYDQLNRLKVEELALQSMIDSREGNGMVSSPPLTEDPPNIMVHVDNEVSINQTELQLSLKDHTEEQEEEEEEEEESDS, from the exons ATGTTGAGCCGGCTGCAGGAGctgcggaaggaggaggagacgcTGCTCAGGGTGAAGGCGGCGCTCTACGACCAGCTCAACCGCCTCAAg GTCGAAGAACTGGCCCTTCAGTCGATGATCGACTCCAGGGAGGGGAATGGAATGGTGTCTTCTCCACCCTTAACCGAGGACCCTCCAAAT ATCATGGTGCACGTAGATAACGAAGTTTCTATCAATCAAACCGAACTCCAGCTCAGCCTGAAAGATCAcactgaggagcaggaggaggaggaagaggaggaggaagaatccgATTCTTGA